From the genome of Anopheles moucheti chromosome 3, idAnoMoucSN_F20_07, whole genome shotgun sequence, one region includes:
- the LOC128304017 gene encoding E3 ubiquitin-protein ligase parkin — MFDLFGFIRELISSMLAIFSFGKKKLSNSLSVYVKTNTGNTLSVDLQPHMEIKDVKEMVAPRLGLEPQELKIIFAGRELSDTTTISECDLGQQSIIHVVKSRPTSALQKKTTKPTLNGTIAEEPSPDEQQNKPLSETMSELTVLDERNGSGAAVRTKAHFFVYCSQCEKVCTGKLRVRCGICGSGAFTVHRDPTCWDDVLKRKRITGHCENYEIPCVENDEGEPPFTEFYFKCSEHSSGGEKDFAAPLNLIKTNHKSIPCIACTDVSDTILVFPCEAGHVSCLDCFRQYCVTRLLERQFVEHPAGGYTLQCPAGCAASFIEDVHHFKLLNKEQYERYQRFATEEFVLKNGGVLCPQPGCGMGLLVDPECRRIQCQNGCGYVFCRSCLQGYHIGECFETPTPSTAGNEQGYAIDPQRASEARWDEATKIAIKVTTKPCPQCRTATERDGGCMHMVCTRSGCGFEWCWVCQTPWTRDCMAAHWFG; from the exons ATGTTCGATTTGTTCGGTTTCATTAGAGAACTGATTAGCAGCATGTTGGCGATATTTTCCTTTGGTAAAAAGAAGCTCTCCAACTCGCTGAGCGTGTACGTGAAGACGAATACCGGTAATACGCTGTCCGTCGACCTGCAACCGCACATGGAAATTAAGGATGTGAAGGAAATGGTTGCACCACGCCTCGGGCTTGAGCCGCAGGAACTTAAGATCATTTTTGCTGGCCGAGAGCTTTCCGATACGACGACGATTAGT GAATGTGACCTGGGTCAGCAATCAATCATACACGTCGTGAAAAGTCGTCCCACTTCGGCACTGCAGAAAAAAACTACTAAACCAACGCTAAATGGAACCATTGCGGAGGAACCATCGCCGGATGAACAACAGAACAAACCGCTGTCCGAGACAATGTCCGAGCTGACGGTGTTGGATGAACGGAATGGTTCCGGTGCAGCAGTACGAACAAAGGCACACTTTTTCGTGTACTGTTCACAGTGCGAGAAGGTCTGTACCGGGAAGCTGCGGGTACGGTGCGGCATTTGTGGCAGTGGAGCATTCACCGTTCACCGGGACCCAACCTGTTGGGACGATGTGTTGAAAAGGAAACGAATAACTGGCCATTGCGAAAACTATGAGATTCCTTGTGTG GAAAACGATGAAGGCGAGCCACCCTTTACGGAGTTTTACTTCAAGTGTTCCGAACACTCATCGGGTGGGGAGAAAGATTTTGCGGCTCCGCTGAATCTGATCAAAACGAACCACAAAAGCATCCCTTGCATAGCGTGTACAGATGTTAG TGATACGATTTTAGTCTTTCCGTGTGAGGCTGGGCATGTGTCCTGTTTGGATTGTTTTCGCCAGTACTGTGTGACCCGTTTGCTTGAGCGACAGTTCGTAGAGCATCCTGCCGGTGGTTACACGTTGCAATGTCCGGCTGGCTGTGCAGCATCCTTCATCGAGGATGTGCACCATTTTAAGTTGCTGAACAAAGAGCAGTACGAACGGTATCAACGATTCGCCACTGAAGAATTTGTGCTGAAGAATGGTGGAGTGCTCTGTCCACAACCGGGCTGTGGTATGGGGTTACTGGTAGATCCAGAATGTCGCCGTATTCAGTGCCAGAATGGATGTGGG TACGTATTCTGTCGCAGCTGTCTGCAAGGTTACCATATTGGAGAGTGCTTCGAAACGCCGACACCTTCGACGGCCGGCAACGAGCAAGGGTATGCGATCGATCCACAACGTGCCTCGGAAGCGCGCTGGGACGAGGCGACAAAGATTGCAATCAAGGTGACAACGAAACCGTGTCCCCAGTGCCGTACCGCAACGGAGCGCGATGGGGGCTGTATGCATATGGTTTGTACACGATCGGGCTGTGGTTTCGAATGGTGTTGGGTGTGCCAAACTCCATGGACGCGCGATTGCATGGCTGCGCATTGGTTTGGATAA